The Coregonus clupeaformis isolate EN_2021a chromosome 8, ASM2061545v1, whole genome shotgun sequence genome has a segment encoding these proteins:
- the dpm3 gene encoding dolichol-phosphate mannosyltransferase subunit 3, which yields MTKLLEWVFGISVIGAAWALVTFDLLGLRLPEAYREVAWPMPVYLLVVFGCYSLATVGYRVATFNDCEEASKELQAQIKEAKEDLRKKGLKM from the coding sequence ATGACCAAGCTCCTGGAGTGGGTGTTTGGCATCTCGGTAATAGGCGCAGCATGGGCTCTCGTGACTTTTGACCTTCTGGGCTTGAGGCTCCCAGAGGCCTACAGGGAGGTGGCCTGGCCCATGCCTGTGTATCTGCTGGTGGTGTTCGGCTGCTACTCCCTGGCTACTGTGGGATACAGGGTGGCCACCTTCAACGACTGTGAGGAGGCATCCAAAGAACTACAGGCTCAGATAAAGGAGGCCAAGGAGGACCTGAGGAAAAAAGGGTTGAAGATGTGA